The Lacrimispora xylanolytica genome has a segment encoding these proteins:
- a CDS encoding FecCD family ABC transporter permease — MARLQNPLQKMTVLLLLLAILIFTFAASVSLGSYRISLYDVCQSFLNFNSSSTEHILVMNTRFPRAVVAATVGACLAVAGALTQALTKNPLAAPSVLGINSGAVFFAVVAASMPNILPPVSIVWAAFGGAAISSAAVYFLGSIGRDGLTPIKIILAGSAITALFTSFTQGLLVLSESGMKNTLSWLAGAIVGRNLEHQKMVLPYMIIGMLLAFALAVHINILTSGDDVAKGLGQRTGIVKLLISVSVILLAGSSVSIAGSIGFVGLMVPHISRFFVGRDHRWIIPYSAVMGASLLLLADISARFIIMPSEAPVGVMTAVIGAPFYIYIARRSLRGEK, encoded by the coding sequence ATGGCACGCTTACAGAATCCATTACAAAAAATGACTGTTCTTCTTCTATTATTAGCAATTTTGATATTTACCTTTGCGGCAAGTGTATCCCTTGGATCGTATCGTATTTCTTTATACGATGTATGTCAGTCCTTTTTAAATTTTAATTCCAGTTCTACAGAGCATATTCTTGTAATGAATACAAGATTTCCCCGGGCGGTAGTGGCGGCTACCGTTGGGGCATGTCTTGCAGTGGCTGGTGCTCTGACACAAGCTCTGACCAAGAATCCGCTGGCTGCCCCCAGTGTTCTCGGAATCAACTCCGGAGCCGTATTTTTTGCGGTTGTGGCAGCTTCCATGCCAAATATCCTTCCGCCTGTCAGTATTGTATGGGCGGCATTTGGCGGAGCTGCAATTTCTTCTGCTGCCGTATATTTTCTTGGCTCCATCGGGAGAGACGGGCTTACACCGATTAAAATTATTTTAGCAGGATCTGCTATAACTGCTCTTTTTACTTCTTTCACCCAGGGTCTGCTTGTTTTAAGCGAATCGGGTATGAAGAACACTCTCTCCTGGCTTGCGGGAGCAATTGTTGGCCGTAATCTGGAACATCAGAAAATGGTCCTTCCGTATATGATAATCGGCATGCTTTTGGCTTTTGCCCTTGCTGTCCACATAAACATTTTAACATCAGGAGATGATGTTGCAAAAGGTCTTGGCCAGCGCACGGGTATCGTTAAGCTGCTTATTTCTGTCTCTGTTATTTTATTGGCAGGTAGCTCCGTTTCTATTGCTGGCTCCATTGGCTTTGTTGGCTTAATGGTTCCCCATATTTCCCGATTTTTTGTAGGCAGGGACCACCGCTGGATTATTCCTTATAGTGCTGTTATGGGAGCATCACTGCTGTTGCTTGCAGATATTTCTGCACGATTTATAATCATGCCATCCGAAGCACCAGTAGGCGTAATGACTGCAGTGATTGGAGCACCCTTTTACATTTACATCGCAAGAAGAAGCTTAAGAGGTGAGAAATGA
- a CDS encoding ABC transporter substrate-binding protein: MKIVKLLTGLLVVTTLLAGCSSSKQDSNSSSKNTESTTTSTEAETSKAADAEARVVEHAMGSTTITGTPTRVVTLFQGATDSALLLGVKPLGAVESWSEKPVYEYLRSQMDGVENLGIETQPNLEAIIALKPDLIIASKLRHEKIYTQLSEIAPTVMVPEVYVWKETLDITGKALNKEKEANDFLKTWDEKTAYFKEKAADKIKDKKISIVDFRADHARIVYNGFAALVLKDMGIERPDSQKGSEWGVMLQSEEAIPQMEGDIIFDQTNLTEGENITFRDKWVANPLWANLTAVKNNEVHPVNSIYWNAGGGPQSAMLMLQQVYDFFGVK, encoded by the coding sequence TTGAAGATAGTAAAATTATTAACTGGATTGCTTGTTGTAACTACTTTACTGGCTGGGTGTTCCAGCTCAAAACAAGATTCTAATTCATCAAGCAAGAATACCGAATCAACAACCACTAGCACTGAAGCTGAAACCTCTAAAGCTGCTGATGCCGAAGCACGCGTTGTTGAACATGCTATGGGCAGCACTACAATTACAGGAACGCCGACCCGTGTGGTTACTCTTTTCCAGGGAGCGACTGACTCTGCTCTGCTGCTCGGTGTAAAGCCTCTTGGGGCCGTTGAATCCTGGTCTGAAAAGCCAGTGTATGAGTATTTACGCAGCCAAATGGACGGAGTTGAAAATTTAGGAATAGAAACACAGCCGAATTTAGAAGCAATTATTGCTTTAAAGCCAGATTTAATCATTGCATCTAAGCTCCGCCATGAGAAAATATACACTCAGCTTTCTGAAATCGCTCCGACAGTAATGGTGCCTGAGGTGTATGTCTGGAAAGAAACTTTAGATATTACCGGAAAAGCGCTGAACAAAGAAAAGGAAGCGAATGATTTTCTTAAAACCTGGGATGAAAAAACTGCTTATTTCAAAGAAAAGGCTGCAGATAAGATAAAAGATAAAAAGATTTCCATTGTGGATTTCAGAGCAGATCACGCAAGAATTGTTTATAACGGTTTTGCTGCTTTGGTACTTAAGGATATGGGAATTGAACGACCTGACAGTCAAAAGGGAAGCGAGTGGGGAGTTATGCTCCAGTCAGAAGAAGCCATACCTCAAATGGAAGGTGATATCATTTTTGATCAGACAAATTTGACGGAAGGGGAAAATATTACGTTCCGTGACAAATGGGTTGCGAATCCATTATGGGCAAATCTAACAGCCGTAAAGAATAATGAAGTACATCCGGTAAACTCCATTTATTGGAATGCAGGCGGAGGCCCTCAGTCAGCCATGCTCATGCTTCAACAGGTTTACGATTTCTTTGGAGTAAAATAA